In Mytilus edulis chromosome 7, xbMytEdul2.2, whole genome shotgun sequence, a single genomic region encodes these proteins:
- the LOC139481581 gene encoding uncharacterized protein, translating into MASSLSVCGVCDYRHITKPSVVWCSECDEGLCEECKCHHSISKGTRNHGIVSITEYQKLPNNVLQLAHFCDEHNEKYQIFCKKHDCLCCKKCIIETHNGCKELTDLDDITRHIKSSNAFAELELTLSELAENVKIIITNREDNIASICKQSKNIEKEIQEMRDNINQHLDKVQDAILKELKTKEEEESNKIRRLLKSLIDKEKEITAHQTNISNIKRYASELQTFLALKNIEKDIAADEYYFQSIVKSDSVNQFELSWKINTALQDMLFDIKKFGDVVVTAEQCNIHYQKQKDKQAQMMVPVKHLTIDSLKPTLLQSFDTKLLFVTGCALLPDCRKVLACSSFNMLRVLNPDNLLEFDIRDFDRVFDVTYIGGDSVAVTSGYENDAIKINLIDLKARQVKKTLRVNSVNTGVAYSEDNLIYCAEKNGIQMISLKDKSIINVTKTNVNKFSCVASFKDNFFYTNCSNNSVTCIDYKGNTRWVFNDASVLSAPVGISIDIDGNVYVVGQDSNNIVVFSPNGQNCRQLLLTSENGLKGPSVVHVDRSSWKIMVANRFGKAVVYSLK; encoded by the coding sequence ATGGCAAGTAGCTTGAGTGTTTGCGGGGTCTGTGACTATCGCCACATTACCAAACCATCAGTCGTCTGGTGTTCAGAATGTGATGAAGGGCTTTGTGAAGAATGTAAATGTCATCATAGTATTTCAAAAGGGACCAGAAATCATGGCATCGTATCTATTACCGAGTACCAGAAACTTCCAAACAACGTCTTACAATTGGCACATTTTTGTGATGAGCACAACGAGAAATATCAGATTTTCTGTAAAAAGCACGACTGTCTGTGTTGTAAGAAATGTATAATTGAAACTCACAATGGTTGCAAAGAATTGACCGATCTTGATGACATAACGCGACACATCAAGTCATCAAATGCATTTGCGGAACTCGAACTAACCTTGTCAGAGTTGGCAGAGAATGTAAAAATTATTATCACTAATAGGGAAGACAATATTGCTTCCATTTGCAAGCAGAGTAAGAACATTGAAAAAGAGATTCAAGAAATGCGTGATAATATTAACCAACATCTTGATAAAGTTCAGGATGCCATATTGAAAGAATTGAAaacgaaagaagaagaagaaagtaACAAAATACGACGATTACTGAAGTCTTTAATTGATAAAGAAAAAGAGATTACTGCACACCAAACCAATATTTCCAATATAAAGCGGTACGCATCAGAGCTGCAAACATTCCTTgctttgaaaaatattgaaaaagatatCGCAGCTGATGAATATTACTTTCAATCAATAGTCAAAAGTGATAGTGTAAATCAATTCGAATTGTCGTGGAAGATTAATACAGCATTGCAGGATATGTTATTTGACATCAAAAAGTTCGGTGATGTCGTGGTGACAGCAGAGCAATGTAATATACACTATCAGAAACAGAAGGATAAACAAGCTCAGATGATGGTACCTGTAAAACATTTGACCATCGATAGCCTGAAACCAACATTGCTGCAATCATTTGACACAAAGCTGTTATTTGTCACTGGGTGTGCGTTGCTGCCTGATTGCAGAAAAGTCCTTGCATGTAGTTCTTTTAACATGCTTCGAGTTTTGAATCCAGATAATTTACTAGAATTTGATATTCGAGACTTCGATCGGGTTTTTGATGTGACATACATAGGAGGTGATTCAGTTGCTGTGACATCTGGTTATGAAAATGATGCTATTAAAATTAACTTAATTGACCTAAAAGCGAGACAGGTTAAGAAAACATTGAGAGTGAACTCAGTAAACACTGGAGTAGCCTACAGTGAAGACAATTTGATTTATTGTGCTGAGAAAAATGGAATACAAATGATCAGCCTAAAAGATAAATCGATCATAAATGTTACTAAAACTAATGTAAATAAATTTTCATGTGTTGCATCATTCAAAGACAACTTTTTTTATACAAACTGTAGTAACAATAGTGTTACCTgcattgactataaagggaacACGCGATGGGTGTTTAACGATGCTAGTGTTCTCAGCGCCCCTGTTGGTATATCTATAGATATAGATGGAAATGTGTACGTAGTAGGACAAGATTCGAACAATATAGTTGTTTTCTCTCCGAATGGACAAAACTGTAGACAGCTTCTTCTAACTAGTGAGAACGGATTAAAGGGGCCATCAGTTGTACACGTTGATAGATCGAGTTGGAAGATAATGGTTGCAAATAGATTCGGAAAAGCGGTCGTGTATAGTCTTAAATGA